GCCCTCCGTGATCACGGGGTTTCCTTCGAGCACGAGCCGTTTTCCGCCGCCGGCGAAGTGCGCCCTCTCGGCGGTCCCCTGCCGGGCGCCCTGCTCCACCCGCACCGGACCTCCTTCGGTCCATCCACTCTCGACGTGTCCGCGATCGTCACCGATCGTGACCAGGCGCGAGGCCCGCACGACGACGTCGCCGCGAACCGCGACCACGTTCCCGCTGAAGATGGTGCGGTGCCGGGCGAAGTCGTGGGTCACCTTGTCGGCGGTGATCCGCATCGGCCCGGTGCTTCCCGGCAGGTCCGCCGCATCGTCGCCGGAGAGCTCCGCCCGCGCGCGAACGAGGGTCGCCTGGCTGGAACCGGTCTCGTAGACGAGGGTCTCACCCGAGAAGCTGCGGCCTTCCTCCACGAGCGTGGTCTCGCCCGACAGGTGCAGCTCTCCCGTCACGTTGTCGAAGTAGCCGCTGCGCGAGGTCATCGTCCGAGCGCCCTGGGTGGCGGAGACCGGGCCGTCGCAGCTCACCTCGCGGACGCGCGAGGCGTTGTCGTAGACGGCCGTGAGCATCGGGCAACGCACCTCGAGGTCGCCCCGGGACGCGACTACGCCGCCGCCAAAGACCGCGCGGTGCCGTCGATGATCCACGGTCAAGGTCTCGCTCCGCAGGTCGATCGGGGCGGACGGCTCACGGGTCGCCGCAGCCGGCTCCACCGCGGCGGCGGGACTCTCGTCGGGGGGAGTGACCGCCTTCGCCGCAGACGGAAGCGCCGCGAGAATCGAGCCTGCCCAGATCCAGGACCGAACGTTCATGGCTGCTTCCTCGACTCGGCGAGCCTCGAGACGGCGTGGACCCCGCCCTCGAGCTCCAGCTGCTGGTCGTCCAGCCGGAACGAGTACGAGCGCGAATCCACCGTGTAGCCCGGGCCATGGACCTGCACGGGCTTGGCGCCCGAGATCGTGCCCGTCTCCGAATCCCAGACCGAGCCGACGGTCTGACCCCGATCGCCGGCGCCGGTGGTCACCTCGATGGGCCCGAACGCCTCCGCGCGCTCGCCGTGGATGTCTCCCTCGCCAGACTCGGCCGTGAAGTGCACGCCCCCGCGGCGGAGGGTCGGCGTCGCCGGCACGTCCGCCGTGATCGTCCTCGCGAAGACCTGGGCGTTCTCCCGGTCGAAGCTCACCTCGTCGGCGTGGACGACCCGTGGGGCGCCCTCCGTCTCGTAGTGGCGGACGGTCACGTCCCAGAGGAGGATCGCCGGCGGCCGGGTCGAGGTGGGCTCGGACTCCGGCGCGCAGGCCATGGCGCCGAGGGCAGATGCCAGGATCACTCCGGCGGCCCCGAGGGAGCGCATCGAGGCCCGCGAAAAGGGCCGGTTTTCTTGCAATCGAGCGACCATCGACGCCTGTGAGGCTAGCATCCTTTGGATCCTGCCGTAAAGGTTCGAAGCGAGTTGGGGCACGAAACTTGCTAATAAGCCCAACGTCCCGCGCCCACCCTCCATTCGCGGCTAGCTGCCCAGCGCCCGCTCGTCCGGCGGTCGGGTCTGCCAACGCCGGTGCATCCATACCCACTCGTGGGGAACGCGGCGGACCTCCTCTTCGATCGCCCGGGTCATCTCGGCGGTGATCGCGAGGGCGTCCGCCTCCGGATCCCCGGTCGGCGTGTATTCGACCTGGCGACCGCTGATCCGATGCCCGCCCCCGGCCTTCCGGTGGATGAAGATCGTCACGATCCCGGCGCCGGTCCGGAGCGCCAGATCGGCTGCGGCCCGCGGCGTATGGGCCAGCTCGCCGAAGAAGGGGACGAACACGCCCTGGACCTTGGTGTCCTGGTCGATGAGGAGCGCGAGGTAGGCGTCCTCCCGGAACGCGCGGAGCAGCTTCTTGCTGGCGCCCGGGGCCCCCCGCCAGATTGTGCGGCCGGGCCCGCGGAGCTCCTCCACGATGGCGGTGAGCCCGCCGTGGGAGAGCTCCGCGCCGACGGCGTAGGCGGGCCTGCCACTGCGGACGATGCGGCGGAAGAGGAGCTCCCAGTTGCCGATGTGGCCGGTGACCGCCACCACGCCCGAGCCCTTCCGGGCCTGGTCCAGGGCGGCGACGGCGGAGGGCTCGATCTCCACGTAGGACTCGAGCCGCCGATCGAGCTTGTCGATCTGGGCGATCTCCATCCCGGTCTCGCCGAGGGAGCGGAACATCGCCCGGGCGATCGCCTCCTGCTCCTCCGGCGTCTTCTCCGGGAAGGCCTTCGCCAGGTGCTCGAGGGCGAGGCGCCGATCCTTGGCGAAGACGCCGTAGGCGAGGCCGCCGCCCGCCCGGCCCAGGGCCAGGGCGGCGCCCAGCGGCAGGAGCTTCACGATCGCGAGGAGCCCGCGGAGCAGCCAGGTGCGCACCGCCCGCTTCACCCGCTTGCGGAGCGGCGGAAGGCTCAACGCCGGTCCCCGACGGGCGGGTGGATCGCCAGGGCCTGATCCCACGCGCCCTTCGCCTTGAGCAGGAGCTCGCAGAGCTCGCGAACCGCGCCGTGGCCGCCGGGCCTCTCGCAGACGTAGTGCACCCAGCGCTTCACCTCGGGCCTGCCGTCGGCGGGCGTCGCGGCCAGGCCGACCCGCGAGAGCACGGGGAGGTCGTTCACGTCGTCGCCGATGTAGGCGACCTCTTCCGGACCGACGCCGGCGAGGGCGAGGAGCTTCTCGAAGCCCTTGGCCTTGTCGCGCTCGCCCTGGAGCACGAAGGGGATTTTCAGCTCCCGTGCGCGGACCTCCACCATCGAGGAGCTGCGGGCTGTGAGGATCGCCGAGGCGAAGCCCACGTCGCGCCAGAGCACGATCCCGTGCCCGTCCTTCACGTCGAAGCGCTTGAACGCCTCGCCGTCCGGCCCGTAGTAGAGGCCACCGTCGGTGAGAACACCGTCCACGTCGAGTGCCAGGAGCTTGACGCCCTGCGCCCGCCGCACGAGCTCTTCATCCGCCGCGATCCGATCGTGCCCGCTCATGGCGGCCGTCATAACAGAGACGGCGCTCAGGGCGCCACGCCTCGGCCGATCCCCTCGTAGACGAAGCCCCGGTCGCGCATCCTCGCCGGATCGAAGACGTTGCGGCCGTCGAAGATCACGGGGGCCTTCATCAGGCCCTTGAGGCGGTCGAAGTCGGGCCGGCGGAACTCGTTCCACTCGGTGACGATGAAGAGCCCGTCCGCCCCCTCCACCGCGCCGTAGGGCGTGTCGGTGAAGCCGATGCGATCGCCGAAGATCCGCTTGGCCGTGCCGTGGGCCACCGGATCGTGGGCGGCGACCGTGGCCCCCTTGCCGAGGAGCCCCTCGATCAGAGGGATCGAGGGCGACTCGCGCATGTCGTCGGTCTTGGGCTTGAACGCGAGGCCCCAAACCCCGAAGTGCTTCCCGGAGAGGTTCCCGCCGAAGTGCCTGATGGCCTTGCGCAGGAGGAGCTGCTTCTGCTGCTCGTTCACCCGGTCGACGCTGCCGAGGAGGTTGAAGTCGAGGCCGTTCTCCCGGGCCGTGGAGTAGAGGGCGCGGATGTCCTTGGGGAAACAGGAGCCTCCGAAGCCGGGCCCGGGGAAGAGGAAGGAGAGCCCGATGCGGCTGTCGGAGCCAAGGCCCAGGCGCACGTGATCGACGTCGGCGCCCACCTTCTCGCAGAGCGCCGCCATCTCGTTCATGAAGGAGATCCGCGCCGCCAGCATCGCGTTGGCCGCGTACTTGGTGAGCTCGGCGGACTGGGGATCCATGAAGAGGATCCGGTTCGACCTCCGGGTGAAGGGCGCGTAGAGCTCCGCCATGAGGTCGCGGGCCCGCTGGCTCTCCGTCCCGATCACCACGCGGTCCGGCGAGAGGAAGTCGTCGATGGCGGCGCCCTCCTTCATGAACTCGGGGTTCGAGACCACATCGAAGTCGGCGTTCGGCGCCACCGAGAGGATCTCCTCCCGGACCTTCTTCGCGGTGCCCACCGGGACCGTGCTCTTGTCGACGACCACGGTGTAGCTGCCGAGCGAGCGGCCGATCGCCCGGGCTGCCGCCAGCACGTACTGGAGGTCGGCCGAGCCGTCGTCGCCCTGCGGCGTCCCCACCGCGATGAAGACCACCTCGGCGCGGCTCACGGCGTCGGGGAGGCGGGTGGTGAAGGTGAGGCGGCCGGCGGCGGCGTTGCGCTCCACCAGCTCCTCGAGGCCCGGCTCGTAGATCGGGATCTCGCCACGGCGGAGCGCGTCGATCTTCGCCCCGTCGATGTCCACGCAGACCACGTCGTTGCCGCTGTCCGCGAAGCAGGTGCCTGCGACGAGGCCCACGTAGCCGGTGCCGATGACTGCGACGCGCATCGCTTTCGTCCCCTTCGAGTCGCCCGCCGGGCGGGCGGCCGCTCGTTCGTGTTCGCGCACGGCATCGCGCGCGCTCGGTCCTCTCTCCGAAATCCGATGGGTGGAGATCCGAGGAGTGACGTTTATCCGGGAGGGATCGTCGACCTGTCAACCTCGGGGCGGCCGGGAATTCTCGGGCTCGAGAGCCCCCTTGGGGCAGAGGATCGGCTACAACTCCAGCGACTTTCGTCTTCGTGCGCTTTTTCTCGCCTGCCCGGCGGTTCTCCGGGGATGGGCGCCATCTCGAGGTTTCCCGTGAGCCATCTCCTCGTCACCGGCGGCGCCGGGTTCATCGGCAGCCACCTCGTCGATCGCCTCCTGGGCGACGGACACCGCGTCACGGTGGTCGACGACTTCGATCCCTTCTACGACCCGTCCATCAAGCGCCGGAACGTCGAGCCCCACCTGCGGAGCGACCGCTATTCGCTGGCGGAGATCGACATCCGCGACGCGGACGCCCTGCGCCGCCTGCCGGGCGAGTTCGACGCCATCGTCCACCTCGCCGCCCGCGCCGGCGTGAGGCCCTCGATCCTGGATCCCATCGGCTACCAGGAGGTCAACGTCCGCGGGACGCAGAACGTGCTCGAGCTCGCCCGCGAGCGGGGCATCCGGCAGTTCGTCTTCGCCTCCTCCAGCAGCGTCTACGGGATCAACCC
The Vulgatibacter incomptus DNA segment above includes these coding regions:
- a CDS encoding LptA/OstA family protein, producing the protein MNVRSWIWAGSILAALPSAAKAVTPPDESPAAAVEPAAATREPSAPIDLRSETLTVDHRRHRAVFGGGVVASRGDLEVRCPMLTAVYDNASRVREVSCDGPVSATQGARTMTSRSGYFDNVTGELHLSGETTLVEEGRSFSGETLVYETGSSQATLVRARAELSGDDAADLPGSTGPMRITADKVTHDFARHRTIFSGNVVAVRGDVVVRASRLVTIGDDRGHVESGWTEGGPVRVEQGARQGTAERAHFAGGGKRLVLEGNPVITEGSSSLRGDRAVFQVGQGRVEIEKPRAVFPVEELQKGTK
- a CDS encoding lysophospholipid acyltransferase family protein, which translates into the protein MSLPPLRKRVKRAVRTWLLRGLLAIVKLLPLGAALALGRAGGGLAYGVFAKDRRLALEHLAKAFPEKTPEEQEAIARAMFRSLGETGMEIAQIDKLDRRLESYVEIEPSAVAALDQARKGSGVVAVTGHIGNWELLFRRIVRSGRPAYAVGAELSHGGLTAIVEELRGPGRTIWRGAPGASKKLLRAFREDAYLALLIDQDTKVQGVFVPFFGELAHTPRAAADLALRTGAGIVTIFIHRKAGGGHRISGRQVEYTPTGDPEADALAITAEMTRAIEEEVRRVPHEWVWMHRRWQTRPPDERALGS
- a CDS encoding KdsC family phosphatase — translated: MSGHDRIAADEELVRRAQGVKLLALDVDGVLTDGGLYYGPDGEAFKRFDVKDGHGIVLWRDVGFASAILTARSSSMVEVRARELKIPFVLQGERDKAKGFEKLLALAGVGPEEVAYIGDDVNDLPVLSRVGLAATPADGRPEVKRWVHYVCERPGGHGAVRELCELLLKAKGAWDQALAIHPPVGDRR
- a CDS encoding UDP-glucose dehydrogenase family protein, coding for MRVAVIGTGYVGLVAGTCFADSGNDVVCVDIDGAKIDALRRGEIPIYEPGLEELVERNAAAGRLTFTTRLPDAVSRAEVVFIAVGTPQGDDGSADLQYVLAAARAIGRSLGSYTVVVDKSTVPVGTAKKVREEILSVAPNADFDVVSNPEFMKEGAAIDDFLSPDRVVIGTESQRARDLMAELYAPFTRRSNRILFMDPQSAELTKYAANAMLAARISFMNEMAALCEKVGADVDHVRLGLGSDSRIGLSFLFPGPGFGGSCFPKDIRALYSTARENGLDFNLLGSVDRVNEQQKQLLLRKAIRHFGGNLSGKHFGVWGLAFKPKTDDMRESPSIPLIEGLLGKGATVAAHDPVAHGTAKRIFGDRIGFTDTPYGAVEGADGLFIVTEWNEFRRPDFDRLKGLMKAPVIFDGRNVFDPARMRDRGFVYEGIGRGVAP